One window of Desulfarculus baarsii DSM 2075 genomic DNA carries:
- a CDS encoding ABC transporter substrate-binding protein, which produces MCKRLPLWAALAAILLCWAAPAAAAQAVRIGVIYPLSGAEASVGRSLLAAARLAVEVANGAYPGLPMVMAQRQGWARLELVSADSGGDGVRAAEAARRLIHEEKVAGILGCYSSGATDAVADACEVAGVPMLSACATDPALTNQGRQWFWRVSPHDGQFIGELFDFLNAIIDGKAPGVPAQARLNMQMLASACRDDAWGEANSRIIRLRAGGQGFSVGASLMYSPETPDLLTTARKLAMAQPAVILAASYERDAVKLMEALRATKARPLVIWGQDAGFESEGFRAQGRLVEGVCSRTVFSPALARQNPLAKAVNELYRLKTGQDLDGSTARAFTAVQVWAELLDLAGSAEAEDIRAAAQHLHLAKDQLIVPWEGVRFGQDLDNPGQNALGRGLIGQYQMKDGRLALEIVYPFELATAPLLFPFRGF; this is translated from the coding sequence ATGTGTAAGCGCCTGCCGTTGTGGGCCGCTTTGGCGGCGATTTTGTTATGTTGGGCCGCGCCGGCGGCGGCCGCGCAGGCCGTGCGCATCGGGGTGATTTATCCGTTGAGCGGGGCCGAGGCCTCGGTGGGCCGTTCGCTGTTGGCGGCGGCGCGCTTGGCGGTGGAGGTGGCCAACGGGGCCTATCCCGGCCTGCCGATGGTCATGGCTCAGCGCCAGGGCTGGGCGCGGTTGGAGCTGGTGTCGGCCGACAGTGGCGGCGATGGCGTGCGGGCGGCCGAGGCGGCGCGCCGGCTGATACACGAAGAAAAAGTGGCGGGAATATTGGGATGTTACTCCTCTGGCGCGACGGATGCGGTGGCTGATGCGTGCGAGGTGGCGGGCGTGCCGATGTTGAGCGCCTGCGCGACCGATCCGGCCTTGACCAACCAGGGGCGGCAGTGGTTTTGGCGGGTGAGCCCCCACGACGGCCAGTTCATCGGCGAGCTTTTCGATTTTCTCAACGCCATCATCGACGGCAAGGCCCCTGGCGTGCCGGCCCAGGCCAGGTTGAACATGCAGATGCTGGCCAGCGCCTGCCGCGACGACGCCTGGGGCGAGGCCAACAGCCGGATCATTCGTTTGCGGGCCGGGGGGCAGGGTTTTTCGGTGGGGGCCAGCCTGATGTACTCGCCGGAGACGCCCGATCTGCTGACCACCGCGCGCAAGCTGGCCATGGCCCAGCCGGCGGTGATTTTGGCGGCGTCCTACGAGCGGGACGCGGTCAAGCTGATGGAGGCGTTGCGGGCGACCAAGGCGCGGCCCCTGGTGATCTGGGGCCAGGATGCCGGTTTCGAGTCCGAGGGGTTTCGGGCCCAGGGCCGGTTGGTGGAGGGCGTGTGTTCGCGCACGGTGTTTTCGCCGGCGTTGGCGCGGCAAAATCCGCTGGCCAAGGCGGTCAACGAGCTTTATCGCCTGAAGACGGGCCAAGACCTTGACGGCTCGACGGCCAGGGCCTTCACGGCCGTGCAGGTTTGGGCCGAGCTTTTGGACTTGGCCGGCTCGGCCGAGGCCGAGGACATCCGCGCGGCGGCGCAACATTTACATCTCGCCAAGGACCAGCTCATCGTGCCCTGGGAGGGCGTTCGTTTTGGCCAAGACTTGGACAATCCTGGGCAAAACGCCCTGGGCCGCGGGCTGATCGGTCAATATCAAATGAAAGACGGCCGGCTGGCGCTGGAGATCGTCTATCCCTTCGAACTGGCCACCGCGCCGCTGCTGTTTCCGTTCAGGGGTTTTTGA